The Manis pentadactyla isolate mManPen7 chromosome 12, mManPen7.hap1, whole genome shotgun sequence genome contains the following window.
GGGGCACGGGGTCTGCAGCGTCCTGTCCTGGCCATTGGCCAGGGGCCAAAGCGTGGGCATCACGCTGCACTGAGCCTGTCCAATGGGCTAATGAGACCCCTGAACTCCACGTGGACTGCAGGCAGAAACGAGGCAGCGGCTGGCCGGCAAGTCCAAAGCCAGACAGCGCAGGCGGGCAGGCTGTGACACGGTCGGAAGCTGTGCCCCACCGCTGCGGCCTGGACTACGGGCGGCTGATGGCGTGCCAGTCAGGCCTCGACGGAACCCAAACAACGATGCGAGGGGGCAAGAATGCACTTGCGTCGGGAGACCGTTGGGCTCTGAACCCAAAGGGAACGGCGGCTCTCCACGGGGTGCTGTCACCAGGGGGTTTTCCGCTTTGTgactttctgtattttccaatccctctccttcccttttcAGTGACATTTTATAAAACACGTGGTCATTTCAAACGAATGCCAGCCCTCCGGCAGGGGCCGAGGAACCGTGGAGCCCCCCGGCGTGCAGCGCGGACGCCCCACCGCCCCGTGCGCAGGCCCTGCTTAGGGCCTGGGGACCGGGAAGCAAGAAGCCCTGTTAAGAAAAGGCCGGGCCCCGTAAGGCTGCGGCCTCGCAGTCCGAACTAGAGGCGGGGCCCGGGCGTCAGTGACACCGCCTGCGCGGGCCCCACGAGGCCAGCGTCACCACGGACTCTccccgccgcccgcgcccgccCCTCCGAGGACGCACCTCCGCCTCGCGGCTACCGGGCCGCGATCGCTGCTGTTTCGCGGCCGCCAGGTTCCCGGTACGtccccggccgccgccgccgcggagGAACACCGCGTAGAGCCCGTCCAGTCCCCGCCCGCCTAGCCGGCTCTACTTCCGCCACCGCTCGGGGCCTCCCCGGAAGCGAAGTCGGAGCACAGAGTCTAGACCAACGAGGGAGCGCGCCATGCCCGCGCCCCTCGTTGCCTGGCAGCGAGGGACGGGCCGTGACGCCATTGGCTGGTTCCATGGCTCCTTCCGCCGTTCCGGGGCGGGGCCTCGAGGAGCCCGCCGTGGTTTGCCCAGGCCGTGAGCGCATGCGTGGGGCGTGACCGGGGTGGAGCTTTTCCCGGGGGCGGAGCCGGCGGCCCAGAGGTTCCGTTGCGGGGGCGCGGCCCAGGCCCGGGAGGCGCCGGCGGTTGGTGCGCGGCGGAGGGCGTGGCGCAAGGCGCAGCGGCTGGCGAGCGGCGGGAGGCGGGCCATGGCTCTGCTGCTGTGCCTGAGCATGACCGCGGCGCTGGCCCGCGGCTGCCTGCACTGCAACGGCAACTTCTCGGAGAAGTTCTCCTTCTACCGCCATCACGTGGACCGCAAGTCCTGGTGGGTGGGCGACATCACCGCGTCGGGCCTGCTGCTCACCGACTGGAGCCAGGACACCATGAAGGAGCTCCACCTGGCCATCCCCGCCGAGATCAGTGAGTGCGTGGCGGGCCCGCACCCCCGCCCCGCCGGGCGCCGGCCTCGGCCGCTCACCCgcctccccaccccgccccagccCGGGAGAAGCTGGACGGAGTGGCGAGCGCCGTGTACTGGGAGATGGATCAGCTGTACCAGAGGAAGATGTTTTTCCCGGGTAAGGGGCGGAGGCCCACCCGCCCCACGACGCCCTCTCGGCCGAACGCCGGGGCCTGACTTCCCCCGTCTCCCCCGATCAGGGTATTTTCCCAACGAGTTGCGGGCCGTCTTCCGGAAGCAGGTGCAGCTCATCCAGAATGCCATCATAGAAAGTGAGCCAACAAGGGCCGGGAGCGGGGAGGGGTGGTGGTGCCCAGGGCCTCGGGGTACTTCAGAGTCCCAGTTGAGGCTGGGGGTTCTCGGCCAAGGCATGGCTGAGGCTGGACAGATGTGAGTACAGCAGCTGGCAGGGGACAGAAGTGGGGAAGGGCGGCTCCCTGAGAAGAGGGCCCTCCATTCCGTGGGCACCAGCGGGGCGCTTTGAAGGATAAACCCCACTGCTCCGTGCCACCTCCTCCAGTAGGGCCCCGCGGGCACCACGTGCTGACGCTGCCTGTCCTGTAAGGCTACCATCCCAGGCTGCGGGCTGCGCTGAGCCTCGGCAGGCCTGGGAGGACGGGCTGGAGTGAGGGACGGCTGGGCCTGCCAGGAGGGTGCCATCTGTGCTCTTGTCGCAAACAGGCCGCATCAACTGTGAGCGTCACTGTGGTGAGCAAGCCTCTGGGGCGGGCAGCGTGGGCCCGGAGGCCGAGGCCGTGGCTGTGGGGAACCTGCGGCTGCTCTGGTGTGTTGCAGGCATCTTCCAGTACAAGACCATCTCCTGCACCGACTGCACAGACTCGCACGTCGTCTGCTTTGGCTACAATTGCAAGTATGGCGGGGGGGTATCCGTGCTGATGGCCCCTGCTGTCTGTGGGCCCCCAGGCTCACCCCCAGTgcctctctgcctgcctccctggccCTTCATCacctggctggggtggggtgcGGAAGGCCCTCCACTGGCCCGACTCAGGGCCACACCGCCTCACGTCCTTGTCTCCCCAGGTCGTCTGCACAGTGGGAGACAGCTGTGCAGGGCCTCCTCCTTTACATGTGAGTTGGGGCAGCTGGGTTCAGGGAAGGGTCCCCAACAGAGATCACTTGGCCCCTGATTTCAATCCCCTTACTGTTGCAGAAATGAGTGGCACAAGTAAGTCCCCCCTCCCCAAACCCAACGTAGGTTTTACCAGAGCAATGTCACGCGTGCCCCCCAGGTGAGCGTGTGCTGGGTGACCACTGGAGGCAGCACCTGGCCTTATGCTCAGagccccagccccttcctccctccagtggtCTCTGAGCTCTGCTGGCACAAGGGATGCACATCATCTTGGTTAAAGGGTCCCTGTGGTGTCTGGTCCTACCCCCGCCCCAAGCAGGTGGCAGGGCTGTGGTGATGGATGTGCCCAGTGGAGGGGCCTTGGGGGCTAAATGGGGCCCCTCTGTGTTTTTAGAGAGAACACCAGCACGAGGTAAGCCCATCCTCTCTAAAGCCCAGGCCTTCTGGGGGTTTGGGGGCTGGCACGGGATCCCTCAGGTGAGCGGGGGTGGGCAGGGCTCTCTCTGCACCCCGACACGCCGGACGCTCTGCCACAACTGTGAGATCACCGCACCAATAAACTTccgttcctcctcctcctcctcaccggACACAAAGAACCACTCCAGCCTTGTGAGTGACCCACAGGCTGCAGGGGCCTGGGGGGGCTTCTGGGACAGGGGTTGGCCTAAGCCAGGGGTCAAAACCCAAGGACTAATTTGTGGCAGTGGCCCTGGTGCCCCCCACCACTTTTGCAGACACAGCTGTGGGAGTGTTGGGTGTGgccccagcagagacaccaggGAGGACGGGCAGGGGGACAGAGGCACCTGTGTCTCCTGCAGCCTGGTGTCACCCAGATTTGCATGTCTGGAGCCCCCGCACCTGGCCAACCTGCCTCTGGAAAATGCTTCCGAGTGCCTCACAGAGCACTGACGGCCACAGGGCCTGCCCCACCGTGACGCAGGGCCGGGACTCCACTGCGCGGTCCAGCCTGACCCTGTGGAGCAGGCCTGCTGCTGCCTCGGATCCCCCCTTCCACACCGGGGCCTGGGCTGGGCCGGGAGGAGGGGAAGGCGGGTTTCTGTATAAATTATCGACGCCAGGTGGGACCCCAGAGCTACTTGACGAAATCATTAAATGTCCCCGATATTTCTCACCAAGGTCAGTGCTGttggagcaggggtggggctgcGGGGACTGGGGCTCCCAGGCCGATCCCCACACCTGGGCACACCTGGGCAGGCTGGGACAGAGGTGGGTAGGCGCTTTGGATGACACAGGAGACTGCAGCTGGTGAAGACGAGAGCCAGCTTCATCCAGGTTCGTGTGTCGGACCGTCCCTCAGCCAGAGGCACACGGGAGCCACTGTTCCTCTCACGTGGCTTCTTCCTGCTGATGCTCCACATGGGCTATGGGGAGACGGGCCCAGCGTGGCCTGATGCAGGGCCAAGCACTGCAGGAAGGCTCGGGGGCCAGCGTGCTGCCAGGAGCCCAACCTTGTGCCTGCAGTGCTGTCCCAAGGCTGGTGGTCCTTGGCCGCCCAGATGACTTCCTCCCCCACAGCCCCCTCTTGCCCTGTGTCCAAGCAGGGGCACAGGATGGCTCCTGAGGGGAGACAGGACCCCCCATCCTGCTGAGGTGTCACTGACTCAACGCAGGCGCGGTTTCCACGGGAGCATGTTTCTGTCAGGGACACGCATGGTGTAACCACCACATCCCGTGGGGAGGCCCTGGAAGCCGTGCTGGGGTAGGCCAGTGGTCACACAGGGCGCCTTGGACGAATGCCACCCAGGGGCGTTAGGAGAGGGGCTGGTTGGTAAAGAGGACCCGGTGTGGTGGGGGGGCCGGCGCCCCTCCCTGTGCCGCCAGTCTCTGATGCCTGGACACTCGCCTTCCCAGCCTGCACAGGGCTGGAAGCGGCTGGGGCTCCACTGGGGCGGTGGGTCACGGTGCCAACGGGGTGGGGGATGCCCGAGGCCTGTCCCCATCAGGACTCCGGGCTGGGCTTGGCTCCCTGGCCTCCTCCCACCCGGGCTTCCCGTCGGCTGACCCGGTCTGACCTGCCCACACGCCATCAGTGAAGCCCTCGGAAACATGACCTGAAGCACAAGCAGGACCTTCCTTCCGGCAGCTGCTCCTGCCGCTCACCGTGCGTACCCCACTACCAGTGGGAAGAGGGGGGTGACCACACGGAGCCCATGTACCCCCTGACCCGGGGCCTTGACAGTGTGTGGGGACCACATCCTTCCCGAGGGGCGTGCAGGGGGATGCCCCACAGCCCCGctgtgttgggagccacacaaagacaacaagatggccacagttcatgaggttcctgcttcacttcctggagattagctgcgagcccgcgcgcgccaacaagaaagcccgcgcgcgccaagagatactcttctccccctccttccccattatcatataccaatcagaatgcaactcgctgcgccatccctgctatgcagccaatcccctgcttacaagtatcctatggcccactctgcccctgaacactggtgtatatctacccccgtcttacaataaaatttgaaggcttgatcagaatactgtcttgccttcgctcttctctcgcccccattttctttcaggtcggatccccctcgtccccacaaataactaggtcccgctggacgggacaagtggcgcccaacgtggggctcgaggcgcggatccttcgcaggcggacccccgagtaagatatcgtctggccagaccccttcttgatgaaacaataggagacgcctttcgccgctcacggaggtcgtcgtccctggtgagtaccggccgccttacaagaaaatgggaactaaattaagtaaagaagcggtcttcataagagacctaaaaagttcacttagggagagaggagttcgagttaaaaagaaagacttggtaaagttttttatttttgttgatgaagtctgtccgtggtttatcattaatggccccgaaattcatcctaaaaaatggcagaaagtaggtagagatttaaatgattatcttatcaaaaacggccctgactctgttcctgtttcagtattttcctattggggtcttatcagagatattgttgaaaatactgaccctgataaacgtcaactcttgtcagtggcagaatattgcctccgccccctatctcgggcggcctcaaaatcgtctctttcgagtgatccccctgccccaaaatcagctaaatccccctcccctagcccgacaccatctttgctcggtgccctccatgatacccctcccaaatgttgcatttatccgcctctccctcgagattcggactttgtcgatacacaaaaggtttttccagtcgtgactaagagccaaaatggcgagcctttagatccgggagacgcggctgaactagaagacgaagcggccaagtatcacaacccagattggccccttgccgccccgtcgcttaaccccccttcttacacaccccccgttttgaaaagagcctcttacactccctctattcagcctcccaatgtttgcgccccggcctttttgcccccgtcggcccctccgctaccccctccggctcccggtcctgttagcccccctaccagcactaaagacctaatagcacagatagtagaacaaagaataacttgccatctccaaaaattagttgtctcccaaccagttcgtcccgcattatattcgcaaaggggcctctctaagaaaccgcttacagccacaaaacctaaaaaacaacctaaaaaactgctctttcctgttcttacccgggcctccgcccgctctggccccacctccacaacacatagtccggaagagggcgatcttgaaagcgacggcgaagacgcccctgctgctcaggaaatagaaagtgagggagaggagcaggctgagccagagccggccgagcctgccgatggccctagagaatttcacaaaatccatttcaaaagcttaaaagagctgaacgcggccgttaaagcttatggccccaatgccccttttaccctttctgttcttgattcgctgtctcgaagaggacatttactcccaggtgaatggctgcgtatagtccaggctgtgcttacccgtggtcagtttttaacttggaaggcagattttgctgaccgctgtcagaccatcgctgctgccaatgtaaaagaccctcattccccaacagcgtcctagacttttgataagcttacgggacagggcagatatatctctgaaaccaggcagcagcgccttccccttggtcttttatctcaagtgaaagatgccgctttgggcgcttggatatcactccctgcttccaggactgctaacactcctctaactaagatcactcaaagctcgcaagaagactatagcgaatttgttagcagactgttagaggccgccgaaaggacccttggttccgcggctgccaatgataagattgtaaaacagctagcctatgaaaacgccaattcggcatgtcgagccgtcctccgcggtaagactcgagacaaaactcttgatgaaatgctgagaatgtgtagagatgtcgatccttttacatccaaagtccaagcccttttagctgtaggtgccgctgttcaaactcccccggcttcttatcctccttccttccccaagggcgcaccgcctatgcgtaactgctttaaatgtggacagccaggccatttcgctcgccaatgccctaccacagctcctcctcctagagttgggtcagtccccggtatttgccctcgctgccataaggggcggcactgggccaaagagtgccgtaacaatccaacaaatcctttttacagtaccacaaatcctttcacccccccttttcagggaaacgagctgaggggccagccccgggccccccagccaattccatttcagccggcctcggggaacagcctagctgtagcactcccgccctctatcgggccacacccgggagtgcaggacttgacctctgtgcctcctcctcaacaatattaacgcctgaagagggaattacaattatttccacaggaatttatggcccacctcccaaagatacttattttctaattttagggcgagcttccaccacaataaacggccttattgtccacccttccttagttgacaatgactatactggagaaataaaaattcttgctagtgccccccagtgccctgtcagcattatgaaaggtcagcgccttgcgcaggcgctccccctccctttaagtacatctcaccctgctattcataagcagcgaggctcctctaccccaggttcttcagacttatattggatccaagctattactaaagaacgccccactcttaaacttaagatccaaggaaaagtatttgaaggaattttagattcgggggccgactctacggtcatatctcaggcttcatggccctccagctggcccttacacgcttccttgacccatctacaaggaattgggcagtcaagaaacaccttacagagctcacagttattaaactgggaagatgaagaaggaaataccggattcattcaacccttcgtagttcctgggttgccggtaaatctttggggaagagatatcctttctcaaatgaaggtcatcatgtgtagccctaatgaagttgtaacacagcagatgctttcacagggttacctccctggtcaggggttgggcaaactaaaacagggagatcccaacccgatactggccacgcctaagatagaccgctcaggtttagggtttgaaaaacatttttcgtaagggccgttgctcctcctgcactccaggcagacaagattacttggaaaagtgatgttcctgtctggatcgatcaatggccccttaccactataaaattaaatgcagccatagagttagtgcaggaacagctggctgctggacatattgaaccttctacatccccttggaacaccccaatctttgtaatccaaaagaaatcaggcaagtggaggctcctacaagacctcagggcggttaataagactatggtctctatgggcgcattacaaccgggaattccctctccaatagccatccctaaagggtatgtcaaattagtaattgatctaaaagattgctttttctccatacctttgca
Protein-coding sequences here:
- the IZUMO4 gene encoding izumo sperm-egg fusion protein 4 isoform X2 translates to MALLLCLSMTAALARGCLHCNGNFSEKFSFYRHHVDRKSWWVGDITASGLLLTDWSQDTMKELHLAIPAEITREKLDGVASAVYWEMDQLYQRKMFFPGYFPNELRAVFRKQVQLIQNAIIESRINCERHCGIFQYKTISCTDCTDSHVVCFGYNCKSSAQWETAVQGLLLYIENTSTRTTPAFLVSPRFACLEPPHLANLPLENASECLTEH
- the IZUMO4 gene encoding izumo sperm-egg fusion protein 4 isoform X3; amino-acid sequence: MALLLCLSMTAALARGCLHCNGNFSEKFSFYRHHVDRKSWWVGDITASGLLLTDWSQDTMKELHLAIPAEITREKLDGVASAVYWEMDQLYQRKMFFPGYFPNELRAVFRKQVQLIQNAIIESRINCERHCGIFQYKTISCTDCTDSHVVCFGYNCKSSAQWETAVQGLLLYINEWHKENTSTRTTPAFLVSPRFACLEPPHLANLPLENASECLTEH